In the genome of Bacillus thuringiensis, the window GGCTGATTTTAAGTCTAAATATTTACTGTAGTTACCAACAAATCGTCTGCTTTCTTTATTCGAAATTTCATATACTTGTGTAACGAGTTTGTCTAAGAAATAACGGTCATGTGAAACGATTAATATTGCGCCAGGATAACCTTGTAAATATTGCTCAAGCCATGTTAATGTTTCGATGTCTAAATGGTTTGTAGGCTCGTCCAAAATAAGTAAGTCTGGTTTTGTTAATAATAATTTCCCGAGAGCTAATCTTGTTTTTTGCCCACCGCTTAAAGTAGAAATCGTCGTCTGGTGCGTTTCAACTGGGAAGCCAAGGCCGCTTAAAATGGAGCGAATATCCGCTTCATATTGATATCCACCTTGATCTTTATAATTGAGTTGCAATTGGTCATAATCAGCTAACAATCTTTCATATATAGCTTCGTTTGAAAAGTTTTCTTCTTTTCCCATTTCTTGCTCAAGCCTTCGAAGTTTTGTCTCCATTTGCTGTAAGTGGGTAAAGACGGTTAGCATTTCATCCCAAATTGTTAAAGACGTTTCTAGGCCGGTATTTTGAGCTAAATACCCGATTGAGACATCTTTCGGTTTTATAATTTCGCCACCATCATGTGATAATTCACCAGCGATAATTTTTAATAATGTAGATTTTCCAGCTCCATTCCTTCCAACTAATGCGATACGATCTTTTGTTTGTACTTCCAATTTTATGTTTGCAAGAATTGTTTCTGCACCGTATAATTTCGAAAGTCCATTTACTTGTAATAAAATCAATGTTTTCACCTCAAATAATTTCTTAACTTTGCCATGTTTATATTTCTCAATCATACTAAAAATAGTGTATAGTTTAAAATAAGAGAGAATACTTCTTCTCTTTATTATACAAGGAATTTAATGAGTGCTAAACTTCTGTATTTGATTAAAGTATATGAATAAAGATAGGAAGAGAGGAGAGGTCATATGGATCAGCAAAAGATTCCACAAGCCACTGCTAAAAGATTGCCTCTATACTATCGATTTATCCAAAACTTATCTCTTTCTGGTAAGCAGCGTGTTTCATCGGCCGAATTGAGTGAAGCGGTAAAAGTAGATTCCGCAACAATACGAAGAGATTTTTCGTATTTTGGAGCGTTAGGGAAAAAGGGATACGGATATAACGTAAATTATTTATTATCATTTTTCCGCGAAACACTTGATCAAGATGATATCACGCGTGTAGCACTTATTGGAGTAGGTAATTTAGGGACCGCTTTCTTACATTATAATTTCACGAAAAACAATAATACAAAAATTGAAATGGCATTTGATGTTAGTGAAGAGAAAGTTGGAACAGAAATCGGGGGCATTCCTGTATACCATTTAGATGAATTAGAAGAGAGATTATCAAATGATATACAAGTGGCAATATTAACAGTACCGGCTACAGTAGCACAAGCTGTAGCAGATAGATTAGCTGAAACGAGCGTGCATGGTATTTTGAATTTCACACCAGCACGATTAAACGTATCAGAGAATATTAGAATTCATCATATTGATTTAGCTGTAGAGTTACAAACATTAGTTTACTTTTTGAAAAACTATCCACAATAAAACGCAGAGGAAGCGACCTCTGCGTTTTATTATTGTTTCTTCTTTGTGAATTTAACTAATATAAGGCGAAGTGCCAAATTAAAATCAATTGTTGCCATAACTGCAAATAGTATTGTCCACACATTCCAGATTGTATCTGTCACGTTCGTAATGGCGAAGCGTGTAAAGATACATCCAAGAAGGAAGTATAGTGCAGCCATGAACAATGGTGAGTTTCTCATACAAAAAATCCTCCGATAAAGCCTTGCATTTTTTCAGCTTCTTTAATCATTTCTTGAATTTGCTCATTGCTCATAAAAATTTGCCCAATAGCGACTAATGTATTCATCGCAACATGAGCTGCAATAGGAACGATAATTCGCTTCGTTTTTACATATAAAAAGGCGAATACGAGCCCCATAGAAGTGTATACCAATAAGTGAGTAAAATCAAAATGAATTGCTGCGAATACAAGCGAACTAATGATAGCTGCAATAAAGAAGTTGAACTTCTTATAAAGTGCACCGAATAAAATTTTTCTAAATACGATTTCTTCTAAGATAGGTCCGATTATAGATACAACAATAAGGAACCAAGGCGTAGTTCGTGCAATTTCCATCAGTTTCATTGTATTTTCTGAACCTTGTTTAATTCCTAGTAGTTGCATCTCGATCATACCGGCAACTATTTGTGAAAAGAAAGCTAAGAATAATCCGATGAAAATCCATCCAATTGTAGCTGGAACAGAAGAGCGCGTTGAATCTAAATGCCTGTCACGAATATCTGTTCTAAGTAACCAAAGTACGATACATAATGCAACAAAGAAGCTAATAATTGCCCAGTGTCCCGTTATGATTTGTCCTTTTTCCTCAATGGTAAACCCTCTATTATCATAGAGTCCTGTTTTTAGGAGAAGTGGTAATCCAACAACGCCAGATAACTGCATTAAAATGTATGTAACGATAACCCACCAATATTGTTTTTTCAAATGGTTTAACCATCCTTTCTAACTATAGTGTATGAGATAAGTTAGGATAACATGTAAATATGCTACCTACGATATAAACCTCACTTAAATTATGTTTTTTTCGTAAATCCTTATTTGAAATTATAATAGAAGACAGGAGAAAGTTGTGTGTATAGCGAAAACAACTTAGGGTGTCCTTTCATATTGTAACATACGAGCAGTGGAAACAATGCTTCATATAGTAAAGGCGGTATTCTATATAGAAAGTTTATATAGTAATTTGCGAAAAAATTATGATTTTTTTACTTGCAAAAGAAATTGAGATTATTTATTATTATAAGTGTGTTAGCACTCGGGTGACTTGAGTGCTAATAAATAAAATTTACATAACAAAATGAGGAGGTTATTGTTCATGCTAAAGCCATTAGGTGATCGCGTTGTAATTGAGCTTGTTCAAGCAGAAGAAAAAACAGCAAGTGGTATTGTATTACCAGATACTGCAAAAGAAAAACCACAAGAGGGTAAAGTTGTTGCAGTAGGTACTGGTCGAGTGCTTGAAAATGGTGAGCGTGTTGCTTTAGAGGTAGCAGCAGGTGATCTTATCATCTTCTCAAAATATGCAGGTACTGAAGTGAAATATGAAGGTACAGACTACTTGATTTTACGTGAAAGTGACATTTTAGCAGTTATCGGTTAATTATATAAATCTTAAAAAATCCAAGGGGGTCAATTATTATGGCAAAAGATATTAAATTTAGTGAAGAAGCACGTCGTTCGATGCTTCGCGGTGTCGACACTCTTGCAAACGCAGTAAAAGTAACGCTTGGACCAAAAGGTCGTAACGTTGTACTTGAGAAAAAATTTGGTTCACCACTTATTACAAATGATGGTGTAACAATCGCAAAAGAAATCGAATTAGAAGATGCATTCGAAAACATGGGTGCGAAATTAGTAGCAGAAGTTGCTAGCAAAACAAACGATGTAGCTGGTGACGGAACAACAACTGCAACTGTATTAGCGCAAGCTATGATTCGTGAAGGTCTTAAAAACGTAACAGCTGGTGCTAACCCAATGGGTCTTCGTAAAGGTATCGAAAAAGCTGTTACTGCTGCAATTGAAGAATTAAAAACGATTTCTAAACCAATCGAAGGCAAATCTTCTATCGCACAAGTAGCTGCTATTTCTGCAGCTGACGAAGAAGTAGGTCAATTAATCGCTGAAGCAATGGAGCGCGTTGGTAACGACGGCGTTATTACTTTAGAAGAGTCTAAAGGATTCACAACAGAATTAGACGTAGTAGAAGGTATGCAATTTGATCGTGGATATGCATCTCCTTACATGATTACTGATTCTGACAAAATGGAAGCAGTTCTTGATAACCCATACATCTTAATTACTGACAAAAAGATTTCTAACATCCAAGAAATCTTACCAGTATTAGAGCAAGTGGTACAACAAGGTAAACCACTTCTTATCATTGCTGAAGATGTAGAAGGCGAAGCATTAGCTACATTAGTAGTGAACAAACTTCGTGGTACATTCAATGTAGTAGCTGTTAAAGCTCCTGGATTTGGTGACCGTCGTAAAGCAATGCTAGAAGATATCGCAATCTTAACTGGTGGCGAAGTAATCACTGAAGAATTAGGTCGTGACTTAAAATCTGCTACAGTTGAATCTTTAGGACGTGCTGGTAAAGTTGTTGTTACAAAAGAAAACACAACTGTAGTTGAAGGTATTGGAAATACAGAGCAAATCGCAGCTCGCATTGGTCAAATTCGTGCGCAATTAGAAGAAACAACTTCTGAATTCGATCGTGAAAAATTACAAGAGCGTCTTGCGAAACTTGCGGGTGGCGTAGCAGTAATTAAAGTCGGTGCAGCAACTGAAACTGAGTTAAAAGAGCGCAAACTTCGCATTGAAGATGCACTTAACTCAACTCGTGCAGCAGTAGAAGAAGGTATCGTTGCAGGTGGTGGTACTTCACTTATGAACGTATACACGAAAGTAGCTTCTATCGTAGCTGAAGGCGACGAAGCAACAGGTATCAACATCGTACTTCGCGCACTAGAAGAGCCAGTTCGTCAAATCGCAATCAACGCTGGTCTAGAAGGATCTGTAGTTGTAGAGCGTCTAAAAGGCG includes:
- a CDS encoding redox-sensing transcriptional repressor Rex, which translates into the protein MDQQKIPQATAKRLPLYYRFIQNLSLSGKQRVSSAELSEAVKVDSATIRRDFSYFGALGKKGYGYNVNYLLSFFRETLDQDDITRVALIGVGNLGTAFLHYNFTKNNNTKIEMAFDVSEEKVGTEIGGIPVYHLDELEERLSNDIQVAILTVPATVAQAVADRLAETSVHGILNFTPARLNVSENIRIHHIDLAVELQTLVYFLKNYPQ
- a CDS encoding YdiK family protein translates to MRNSPLFMAALYFLLGCIFTRFAITNVTDTIWNVWTILFAVMATIDFNLALRLILVKFTKKKQ
- a CDS encoding CPBP family intramembrane glutamic endopeptidase translates to MKKQYWWVIVTYILMQLSGVVGLPLLLKTGLYDNRGFTIEEKGQIITGHWAIISFFVALCIVLWLLRTDIRDRHLDSTRSSVPATIGWIFIGLFLAFFSQIVAGMIEMQLLGIKQGSENTMKLMEIARTTPWFLIVVSIIGPILEEIVFRKILFGALYKKFNFFIAAIISSLVFAAIHFDFTHLLVYTSMGLVFAFLYVKTKRIIVPIAAHVAMNTLVAIGQIFMSNEQIQEMIKEAEKMQGFIGGFFV
- the groES gene encoding co-chaperone GroES, with the protein product MLKPLGDRVVIELVQAEEKTASGIVLPDTAKEKPQEGKVVAVGTGRVLENGERVALEVAAGDLIIFSKYAGTEVKYEGTDYLILRESDILAVIG
- the groL gene encoding chaperonin GroEL (60 kDa chaperone family; promotes refolding of misfolded polypeptides especially under stressful conditions; forms two stacked rings of heptamers to form a barrel-shaped 14mer; ends can be capped by GroES; misfolded proteins enter the barrel where they are refolded when GroES binds), with product MAKDIKFSEEARRSMLRGVDTLANAVKVTLGPKGRNVVLEKKFGSPLITNDGVTIAKEIELEDAFENMGAKLVAEVASKTNDVAGDGTTTATVLAQAMIREGLKNVTAGANPMGLRKGIEKAVTAAIEELKTISKPIEGKSSIAQVAAISAADEEVGQLIAEAMERVGNDGVITLEESKGFTTELDVVEGMQFDRGYASPYMITDSDKMEAVLDNPYILITDKKISNIQEILPVLEQVVQQGKPLLIIAEDVEGEALATLVVNKLRGTFNVVAVKAPGFGDRRKAMLEDIAILTGGEVITEELGRDLKSATVESLGRAGKVVVTKENTTVVEGIGNTEQIAARIGQIRAQLEETTSEFDREKLQERLAKLAGGVAVIKVGAATETELKERKLRIEDALNSTRAAVEEGIVAGGGTSLMNVYTKVASIVAEGDEATGINIVLRALEEPVRQIAINAGLEGSVVVERLKGEKVGVGFNAATGEWVNMLESGIVDPAKVTRSALQNAASVAAMFLTTEAVVADKPEPNAPAMPDMGGMGMGGMGGMM